A DNA window from Parabacteroides johnsonii DSM 18315 contains the following coding sequences:
- the recQ gene encoding DNA helicase RecQ: MKELLLLLKRFFGYTTFRPLQAEIIQRILQKEDSLVLMPTGGGKSICFQLPAIYMPGTAIVVSPLIALMKDQVEGLIANGIPASTLNSMMPEEERHRVRQLCIQGKVKLLYISPEGIISELHWLLPRIDISLIAIDEAHCISHWGHDFRPEYTQLSVLKENFPKVPIVALTATADKITRTDILNQLKLRDPKTFISSFDRPNLSLTIRRGLSKKEKIAAIVHFINRHHRQSGIIYCMSRNSTESLVEELSEYSIRAVAYHAGLSPDKREKAQDDFINDRVNVVCATVAFGMGIDKSNVRWVIHYNMPSSIENYYQEIGRAGRDGMKSDTLLFYSVGDILLLRRFAEESGQKDVSLQKLNRMRRYCEADICRRRILLSYFGEETDKDCGNCDVCKNPPQRFDGSILVQKALSGIFRTGQTANMHLLIDILRGAEKEELKEKGYDKLKTYGVGKDLSYKEWKEYLYQMLQLGYIEIDYMSAGHLKVTPLGRKVLFGEQQALMTIYQKTKDFALPTKKGGYKYRPIRPIESTSVEETLLDSLQQLRKQIAEREHTPAYIIFSDDALEDMVQKKPVTLDEFSEIRGVGQLKLDKYGKVFVALIRFVLRLPKKE, from the coding sequence ATGAAAGAATTATTGTTACTACTCAAACGGTTCTTCGGATACACTACATTTCGCCCTTTACAGGCTGAAATCATACAGCGCATCTTGCAGAAAGAAGATTCGCTGGTCCTGATGCCTACGGGTGGCGGCAAGTCGATCTGTTTTCAGCTTCCGGCGATCTACATGCCGGGAACTGCCATCGTAGTATCTCCCCTTATTGCTCTGATGAAGGACCAGGTCGAAGGACTGATCGCCAATGGCATACCGGCATCAACACTCAACAGCATGATGCCTGAGGAAGAACGCCACCGGGTACGGCAACTCTGCATACAGGGGAAGGTGAAGCTGCTTTACATCTCCCCCGAAGGGATCATAAGCGAACTGCATTGGCTTCTTCCCCGCATCGACATTTCGCTGATCGCCATTGACGAGGCACATTGTATCTCGCATTGGGGACATGATTTCCGTCCCGAATATACCCAGCTGTCCGTTCTGAAAGAGAATTTCCCGAAAGTACCGATCGTCGCCCTGACAGCTACGGCGGACAAAATCACCCGGACAGACATACTGAATCAACTGAAACTACGTGATCCTAAAACATTCATCTCGTCTTTCGATCGCCCGAACCTATCGCTCACTATCCGTCGCGGACTGAGCAAAAAGGAAAAGATTGCAGCGATCGTCCATTTCATCAACCGCCACCACCGGCAAAGCGGCATCATCTACTGCATGAGCCGCAACAGTACGGAATCTTTGGTTGAAGAACTGTCCGAATACAGTATCCGGGCAGTCGCCTATCATGCCGGACTAAGCCCCGACAAGCGCGAGAAAGCGCAGGACGATTTCATCAACGACCGTGTCAATGTGGTGTGTGCGACAGTCGCGTTCGGAATGGGGATAGACAAAAGCAATGTCCGCTGGGTCATTCATTATAATATGCCGTCAAGCATCGAGAACTACTACCAGGAAATAGGCCGTGCCGGGCGGGACGGCATGAAAAGCGACACGCTTCTTTTCTATTCCGTAGGCGATATCCTGCTCCTCCGCCGTTTTGCAGAGGAAAGCGGACAGAAAGACGTCAGTTTGCAAAAGTTAAACCGGATGCGCCGGTATTGCGAGGCAGACATCTGCCGACGCCGTATCTTGCTGAGCTATTTCGGAGAAGAAACGGACAAGGATTGCGGGAACTGCGACGTCTGCAAGAACCCTCCCCAGCGTTTCGACGGGAGTATCTTGGTGCAGAAAGCCTTGAGCGGTATTTTCCGTACCGGGCAAACAGCTAATATGCACCTGCTGATCGATATACTCCGGGGGGCCGAAAAGGAAGAGTTGAAGGAAAAAGGATATGATAAACTAAAAACCTACGGGGTTGGCAAGGACCTCAGCTACAAAGAGTGGAAAGAATATTTATACCAGATGCTTCAGCTCGGTTATATCGAAATCGACTATATGTCGGCCGGCCACCTGAAAGTGACTCCATTAGGGCGTAAAGTCCTTTTCGGCGAACAGCAGGCACTCATGACCATTTATCAAAAGACAAAAGACTTTGCCCTGCCGACCAAAAAAGGCGGCTACAAATACCGTCCGATCCGTCCGATCGAATCCACCTCCGTAGAAGAAACGCTTCTCGACTCCCTGCAACAGCTTCGCAAGCAGATTGCCGAACGTGAACATACCCCGGCTTATATCATCTTTTCAGATGATGCCCTCGAAGATATGGTCCAGAAGAAACCGGTCACACTCGACGAGTTTAGCGAAATACGAGGTGTCGGACAGCTCAAGCTGGACAAATACGGAAAAGTATTCGTCGCCCTGATCCGCTTTGTCCTTCGTTTGCCTAAAAAAGAATAA
- a CDS encoding L,D-transpeptidase: MIDTMKTVPILLLLCLSSLSFCTTKPREPQGPGSPRQNIPIAETTPEPEAPPPLIETIIEKELLYDQHTLTDTYPYKDTTREFQWDKIRAGIRLLDSIRQKPSRWAIFQNYRNKNGEAPLVRNFHRDAYKRVSDTLGIERYQSVPLYLPDDTLTAERYGRDGTLVKLLDDSDHLFRIQTIYTNGEWLVPGKYVKPIADSVTFDKAIFVDVTNQNIATLEHTGSKWLVRSMNPATTGQHRPPYAQETPLGIFVVQEKKARMIYLVDGSKETGGFAPYASRFTNGGYIHGVPVNAPRKSLIEYSPTLGTTPRSHMCVRNATSHAKFVYDWAPVNETIVFVFD; the protein is encoded by the coding sequence ATGATAGATACAATGAAAACAGTCCCCATACTCTTACTACTTTGTCTTTCCTCACTGAGTTTCTGTACGACAAAGCCGAGAGAGCCGCAGGGACCCGGTTCCCCCAGACAAAACATTCCGATTGCCGAAACAACACCGGAACCGGAGGCACCCCCTCCCCTCATTGAAACCATTATAGAAAAGGAACTACTTTACGACCAGCACACGTTGACCGATACTTACCCGTATAAAGATACGACACGGGAATTTCAATGGGATAAGATCCGTGCCGGTATTCGTCTGCTCGATTCGATCCGGCAAAAACCGTCCCGTTGGGCGATCTTTCAAAACTACAGGAACAAGAATGGGGAAGCTCCACTGGTCCGAAATTTTCATCGCGATGCTTACAAGCGTGTTTCCGACACTTTAGGTATCGAACGTTACCAGTCTGTCCCACTGTATCTGCCAGACGATACGCTGACAGCCGAACGCTATGGCCGTGACGGGACTCTGGTGAAATTACTGGACGACAGCGACCACCTTTTCCGTATCCAAACGATCTATACAAACGGGGAATGGCTTGTTCCCGGAAAATATGTCAAGCCGATAGCCGATAGCGTCACATTCGACAAGGCCATATTCGTCGATGTCACCAACCAAAATATCGCAACGCTCGAGCATACGGGTTCCAAATGGCTTGTCAGAAGCATGAATCCGGCAACAACAGGGCAGCACCGCCCTCCATACGCACAGGAAACGCCATTAGGCATATTTGTCGTCCAGGAAAAGAAGGCAAGGATGATTTATCTGGTAGACGGCAGCAAAGAGACAGGTGGATTCGCTCCTTATGCCAGTCGGTTCACCAACGGAGGGTATATCCACGGAGTTCCGGTAAACGCGCCACGTAAGTCGCTGATCGAATACAGTCCAACGCTTGGAACGACTCCACGTTCCCATATGTGCGTCCGGAATGCGACCTCGCACGCCAAGTTCGTTTATGATTGGGCGCCTGTAAATGAGACTATTGTTTTCGTTTTTGATTAA
- a CDS encoding murein L,D-transpeptidase catalytic domain family protein, whose product MLLRICLYLFLLFLPANYTITRSSSPLIPADPAAAMSSVCRQLYTDMQLDNVVDYTAFEQAITGSQAIERRNKDIITLIDFTKPSTEERLYVLDIRHKKLLFSSLVSHGKNSGGNYATSFSNKVNSYKSSLGFFVTENTYQGKNGYSLVLNGLEKGINDRAKERAIVVHGANYCSPSVAASAGRLGRSFGCPALPQSLAKPIINTIKNGTLLYIYANDKDYLSQSTILSTERSISPNSIIALNNLIRE is encoded by the coding sequence ATGTTATTGCGCATCTGTTTATACTTGTTTTTATTATTTCTTCCGGCTAATTATACGATAACCAGAAGTTCGTCTCCCCTAATTCCGGCTGATCCTGCGGCGGCCATGTCTTCGGTATGCCGACAGCTCTATACAGATATGCAGCTGGATAATGTGGTGGACTATACCGCCTTCGAACAAGCAATAACCGGATCGCAGGCAATCGAACGACGTAACAAGGATATCATTACCCTGATCGACTTCACGAAGCCTTCCACGGAAGAGCGGCTTTATGTTCTGGATATCCGGCACAAGAAACTCCTGTTCTCCTCTCTCGTCTCGCATGGGAAAAACAGCGGAGGAAATTACGCCACGTCTTTCTCCAACAAAGTCAATTCTTACAAAAGTTCATTGGGATTTTTCGTGACGGAGAATACCTATCAGGGTAAAAACGGCTATTCCTTAGTCCTGAACGGTTTGGAAAAAGGGATCAACGACCGGGCAAAAGAACGGGCGATTGTGGTACACGGGGCTAATTATTGTAGCCCGTCCGTTGCTGCATCGGCAGGCCGCTTAGGTAGAAGTTTCGGTTGTCCCGCCCTGCCTCAGTCACTTGCCAAGCCAATTATCAACACCATCAAAAACGGGACCTTACTCTACATATATGCCAATGACAAAGACTATTTGAGCCAAAGCACGATCTTATCAACCGAAAGATCGATTTCTCCAAACTCGATCATCGCATTGAACAACCTGATACGGGAATAG
- a CDS encoding aminotransferase class IV family protein: MSPFIETIRIENGQIHNLPYHNRRMNETRRDVLHQTGFLDLSDCIQPGDYRERTKCRVEYDKDILKVEYASYHIRPVSSLRLVADDEADYRYKSTDRSVLNRLFDLRETEDDVLIVRRGWLTDTSICNIALWNGKQWITPSVPLLAGTKRASLLDRGEMVAGDIRPEDLPGYSRIRLFNAMIEFGEIDLSVDKIVLWLK, encoded by the coding sequence ATGTCCCCATTTATTGAAACGATCCGGATCGAGAACGGGCAGATTCATAATTTGCCCTACCATAACCGGCGTATGAATGAGACACGCCGGGACGTGTTGCATCAAACCGGTTTCCTTGATTTGAGTGACTGTATCCAACCTGGAGACTATCGGGAACGGACAAAGTGCCGCGTTGAATATGATAAAGATATCCTGAAAGTGGAGTATGCCTCCTATCATATTCGTCCGGTATCCTCTTTGCGATTGGTTGCCGATGATGAAGCCGACTATCGGTATAAAAGTACGGACCGGAGTGTACTGAACCGTTTGTTCGATTTGCGCGAAACGGAGGACGACGTGCTGATCGTTCGGAGAGGATGGTTGACCGACACTTCTATTTGCAATATTGCGCTCTGGAACGGAAAACAATGGATTACCCCTTCCGTACCGTTGCTGGCAGGAACGAAAAGGGCTTCTTTGCTGGATCGGGGAGAGATGGTTGCAGGTGATATCCGGCCGGAGGATTTGCCGGGCTATTCCCGTATCAGGTTGTTCAATGCGATGATCGAGTTTGGAGAAATCGATCTTTCGGTTGATAAGATCGTGCTTTGGCTCAAATAG